DNA from Apis cerana isolate GH-2021 linkage group LG13, AcerK_1.0, whole genome shotgun sequence:
ataacagatttataaaaaatattctacattgttattacttttattattacttttgttattgtttttataattgtaatgttttataattaatacatataaatttttattaattgtaatgttataattgtaaatgttaataaaataatatttattttatacaatgtatggaaatttatggaaatctatgcaaatattatataaatttatttgatataatcttCATaccaaataaatttagataaaaattattttatttattatgcaaagatatatatatataacatgaatgaatttaatttcatagtataattactaattaataattaattaaataattaatagtaattaaaagtataattaaataattcaataattagtaattagtgatttaattaattttataataaaatttcattagataGTAGTTAGAacgaaatatacatatatacatacatgagtacattataaaatatataattgtgttagtattgaaatatttatatatatattaattattatatatatatgatgtatgtttaaaaaagccaattaaaataaatattaaaacaaacacaaaTATATGCTATAGAAAAATGTCGAGAGACTTCGTttgttatgtataatttttttcttgataaaaagagataatttAGTGAGAAGAGCTATAGCAATAAGAATCTTATCTCGTCTTGCTTTATCTAATCTATTTTTAGttgtttttttaacttaatttaaattaattagtaaaataattaattaattaataattattaaattaattaataaattaagtatcaataatttttctatactaACTTTTGTATTTGTCTTGGCCTTTAATatccttaaaaaatttctaatatataataatatacaaatatctgCTTCCCGTCTATTGATATTGATAGCAATTGATTTACATAACttacatatttttccttttcaattcTTTCCAATATGAAGTGgtaatggaattttattacggttccattaatttttgtttatgttGTTCAAATCACGTTTATCGGTCATTTAACTTATTGCATCGTATATCGAGTATGacgttacattttttaataggcGTATATTCGGTATCTAATTAACCTCGATAAAAAGTTTTCCTGTTTATTCCATTCAATATAATTCCGATGATGTTTTTCATAATATGGTAATTTTATAgctttactttttattcttttcgtaTTTTCCGTTGGATTTGTAATTGGAGAATATATGTTTTTGAGTAAatccttataatataatcgagcatattttgaaaattaattttttgaaaaagattgttGACCCCTTTAGAAATCTCTACACACTCGAAattgttttcgaaattataatttttttattcaataatactacattattatatatatatatattatactataagtttgttcattattttaaatttcagaatatatttaaataaatttatttaatttatttaatgtgatatttaaattaaaaaaagcggATATTGTATCGTGAAAGATCAATGTATTCTAAAAGTCAAGTACCAATTTAAATatggaaaagataaaatcaattGGGTATTATCTGTtgcaaaaatatgatttttattttattatatgcatattttataatatatattaataatattaaagacgaatataaaaatgacaagtgatcttattgtttttttattcatttagaaTTGGAATAtggaaaattgtgaaaaaacttagaaattatatagatatcaaatatattttattaagtcaaatatatcatgataaaacaatctataagaatatataaaatattataataagtaaaaaatattaaagatattaatttttctggaattcattttatcaaatttctattttcttaacataacataaataaaaaatttctttcttataagaTTAATGTTgcagtataattaatatacattattatattataataattagaatagtagaaatatatatctttatataatataagatttatagtCTTATAGAAGATAtgttaatagtaaaaatataattgaatataatattgttattttgagATGAATCAAAGATAGcaaattctattttgaatcgttataaaaaaattattttatttttataaaatattgaagatataatctcacaataaataagataataataataacataataataccacaataaataataataataataataataatatagtaatctcattagaaataaataataattatatatatacaataatttaaatttaaataatattacatataattataatatataatatataatttataattaacaaagtaatatttaaacgatatGATATTGCACAgcttatttttcctttaagtcttaaaaattaatacgcgTAAATCTCTTTTTACAGCAAAATTATTTGGTTAAaacaatcgaaattaaaatttgttgtattatataaaaatataatacaacttcgattttatactttcattatttttaaatatatccctCCTTTGGGAcccaatagaaataaatttggatCGAATTGGTAGGGAATCATAGTTTTCTCGCAAACTTCCACCTTGTAATTACGAAGAATCATAATTAAACCAACTTTGACTTGATAGTTAGCGAACCGTGCACCTAGGaaacaaaaattgtataaattattatcacttggaaatcattttttctgaatttaataGTTGAAATTTACTGAATGTttggcaaaatttttttttaaataaataatatttttaatataaattttttttcttgaaatgaaTACAAAGAagattagaattagaaattgaacGAAATGTACCGATGCAATTTCTTGGTCCATTGCTAAAGGCTAAATAATTCATGGGATGACGATTATTAATAGCGTCTTCGGTGAAATTTTCGGGATTGAAATCGTCAGGATTTGGATAAATGTTGGGATCACGATGAATCGGGAATGCAGGAATCCATATCATTGTATCTTTCGGTATAGTAACATTCGTGTTTTTGAAAGTGTAATCAGAAACTGATCTTCTTGGTATCAAAGTTCCAGGTGGATATTTCCTTAATGtttctgtaaaaataaattacaaaatactttattttaatgccgttataattaaaatattgtcaaGGATAgcgttaatataataatcaaaaaataataacaggaaattttcgttcctttgattaatttttagatagaaatcattcttatttatcgtttcgttACATGCGTATGAGCGTACACgtgaaagtttaataaatctgATCTCGAAATTACTCgttacatttttgaaaatcaatcgTAGCTACCTTGAAACACTTTGTCCAAGTATTCCATCTCTTTAATATTCTCGTATATCAACTCTCCCTTGTATTTATCGTAATGTTCTCGAATCTCTTGCCTCAGCTTGTCTTGTATTTCCTGACTCTGTGCCAATTCGTAAAGCGTATTACTAATCGTCGACGCTCCAGTTTCAAAACCAGCGGCGAAGAAAACGTATGCTTGCGCAGTTAGGAAAGCATCGGTCAATTCTACGAATTcagtttcttaaattaaatttatatccgtagaataaattatcgttCGAAAAGCGTCGCGTAAGGTTTCAAtggttacaaaattattaccgATATCGCCCAAGCTTCCTGGATCATCGCGTAGTTTCATCAACGTATCGATGAAGTCGGGCCTGAACACGTTATTCTCTTTCCTGTACTTCATGGTATCCGTGACGACCTTGATGAAAAACGGAGTAACTTCCCTTTCAGGCACAAGAGGACCCAATAAATCGTAGAGCGTTGGCATggtcattttaaatttcaatcttattATGGAGTTCCAAGTGGGTTCGAAGATTTTTCTACCAGCTTCTCGAAATTCGCTCTCCTCGTTCGACATAGCGTTCATTTTGATTCCGAAGGCGCACGAACCGATCACGTCTGTCGTGTATTTTGCTGCTACCTCGCGAAAATCGACGGGCTCTCGTTGCGCCGCGAGCTCGTCCaggtatttttcaaaatggtgGCCACACTCGAGGATCAGGTTGaacatttctttcaattttttcgatgTGAATATCGGGGATAGCTTCGATCTCAACGGACGCCATCTTTTTGGCTCCAGGTTGAAAAGATGCTGCGACAATGGTTCTACCTGCGAACAAAATTTATCgtgcaattgaaattttcaattttttttatataatcaatcatttttgagaaatcgatatatatatgtatattgatttGTACAACTTGTTTTTATTCAGATTGCGATCAAATCTCTACCTTTTCATGAACGTTAAATCCTCGATCtgcgaatttcgaaaaatcccTGATCAATACATCCTTGATTAATTCGGGGTCTTTTAGAAACAGAATTGGATTTCGTCCCACGTACAATCCGACCATAGGCTCGTTCGTATACGTATCGtagatgtttttaataaacgtAGGTGTTGAAATTCTTGACAATATGATGTCCATAAAGTTTCCAAATAAGAATTTTGGCTTTGGTCCAGGGATTCCacgaattttccaaaaattgaaAGCCGATACGAAATAGTAATAGAGAGCCAAGAGCGACACGATGATTCCGCATAAGATTTCAATGTAGGCCATTATCTTctcacgtttctttttttttttttttccaatcacTGTATtaagatgttaatatatttttaggggGTCGAttatagaaatcaaaataaataaaaatatttggtaTTATTGTAAGtcgatttaaagaattaactaAACAAGGGAAATCAGGAGAACTAAGAATCGAAAatgtaatcttatttttcgtaGCAACGTTCAAGTTTTAAGGGATAAAATCatcctttgaaaaaaaaattagaattttctttaagaaaaaaaaaaaaaacactttaaatataatccgCATTGTGtcattgacaattttttttttttttaaattcatggttttcgaggaggaaaaagaaagaaagaattgtaacaagtaataaataaagtataaaataatatcaattggaGAAGCGAATATAAGCGAAAtggatggaaaatataaataaataatatttctaataattataatatatatacaatatatttgacTTACAAACTCTTTATCTATTCTTGTATAACTTTTTGATGTATAATTCACGCTTCACTAATATAGTTTATACTTCATTGATATGTAATTCTTATAAGATGTTCTTCTATGAAATGTAATGATTACttactctctcttttcttatatattgtgCATATATCTCGGAATGACGTATTTCATGATGAAGttcaatatgatttaaaaatattacgttcTTTCAATCTCATACTCATTTCGAAGTTTACTTTCACCCTTGTGCAATAttcagatataatttaaaataatttaatgacgTATGAAAAGTTCGGTACACAGTCAATATCATCGAATTCTCTGGAAATGATTTACGTAGGCCAATatctttgctttttttttaattggcgATTTCATCTGAATCTTCTATACATctgaagattttatattttcatttacatttttattttatatttttgaatcatagatatcattttcaataggtgaccaatttcttattatataacttttgataatttcgatattatgattttcttACAAGCTGTATCATTTGTGCATTCTATACGatacacaaaaattttttatttacttgaaatatattcttttgcacattaaaaaattatctttttatcaatgcttgtttctattaattaattattatgtaaatataataaaatagataagatgtatcgataaatacatcataataatattttttaataataatattttcctgaatatttattaatattttaacaatggaAGCTAGCtcgacttcttttttttgctaaaaatatttatgttttttcgaTTTGTCGAAATGTCGAAAtcgatttgttaataaatgcattttttgcattttatatttttctaaacaataattattatttttatttacgcaATTAGCTAAATCATCGAACTtgttatcgttaatttttttcacactATACTAATTATATGCTTTCTAGagatttctaatttcaagaaaaatatgcgTAATTTTATAGAAGTTTCTTTAgaactttatcaattttacgaaatttttataaaaaatagtttttataaaaaatataaaaatattcgaacatataataatgcatACTTTAAAAAGGTACtttacagatatatataattcgttcaattaatttcatataataaaataatattaaaaattaaatgatattacagcacattttttgttttaaaaaaatattcaaatatttaataaatttaaaaacaaaaaaaatggcaATTTTTTGTGAAGATTCAATATTGATTCTCTAATTCAAGCAATTAGAgtggtaaaaattattttttatcaataatgcattccatattttatttctaattttaaatgagttcatcatttttcttcaatgcatattgtaatttttttattcattcagtggtttaatttttcatacaataataatatttcatataacaaTGATGGAAAACTTATGatcttaatgtaataatttctaatattcttattaattaaaaatacatttttcttatattttttaaatgataaattaataaatttttcattttttttcagtatttacatattttcagtatttacattttttcaatatttacattattgcaaatatattataataatttattatatgaaaaaatgaatctgccctccaatgaaaaaaaaattcaatgtgcATCATCTTATATCTAATGACATAGTGATGACATCAGgaactaaatttattaacaattttaaagtttattggCCTCGATATAAATGGCTCCGGTTATTGATAAACAGGGATTCGACATAATAAGGAAATATGTTGTAATAATACTATGGAAACTTGTAAGTCAAGAAaacaatagataatatatcatgaaatgaaatgaaaagacagacaattatttacacaataatcaaagaagatataaattaatgttatttcacataattataatcatattttacaattttcctcATCACATGtcgtaaatatgtataaataagaaaatttaatagtgtaatcaatttatttttatataatagaaatttcaaaatatataaataattaacatgttATCAAAATGatctttctttataatatatttgaacacTTGTAATaacatattgaataaataaagctAATAGtcacaataaaataacaataattatataataattgttgataattcataatcaatattttttatatttgatagattagcaaaatatcaaacttttttcttaaatcttgaatattaataaaaacaaaaatattttagtatcgTGATTAAGCTTTTAAACGTCATTTTGTTCAAACGTCAGTTTGCAAATATGAATTGCACGTGTTGCAATTGCAATTGCAAGCGTGTTTTCtgcattttcgaaaatttgattatattgtctataaattttatcattctattatattatttattaaataaaaattaaaaaggaaataacatatgtataataaaatttaaaattagaatttaaaatataaatttttttgttactcatactcttattatttattatttagtctaattgcaattaaatcaatcttaaaaaaaactataattccCTATGAATTTTGCTGAtttcaaaaagagaaatatttttgaaaataacaaaaataaaaatgtaattttttacgaattattcTTCTCTCTAAATTCCATGttcaatttaatacaatttaatttatctatatcattaattaattacatctttagtaagttatttaaatctttttctatgattaaaattatataacaataaataaattacaatgattGATAATGACGATTTATTAACGatttaataaacaagaatcttatatctatttctttttgtttaaaaaaatttgactttacgataaataattttgtaaaaataatatatttaatttatgaaagcgatatcaaattagaaaaatatatattttttttttccttcgataattttgataatctttaaataaaaatatatatataaaaacaacggaaaaatatatatataataatacatatcgatacaattttttggTTCATAGCTAAATGataaatagtgcattattagaTATCGAGTTTCTCGAAtcaaattttcagaattaaatttatcagcaTCTGGATAAATATAAGGATCAGGATGAATTTAAACGTATTCGAAAATTGATTCTCTATTCACTTTATTGGTGGATACTTTGTTGTTGTTTCTgcgaagataaattaaataacatatttaacaaCAACACatgaattacattaatttcgttatataataatttttgcgaaatttaaaaaaaagaaaattagaacaatgtactatacatatatatatatatatatatatatatatacatatatatatatagtctatTACTATTTAAACACAATCATATATCAAACTTACATCGCTCATATcgattaactattttttttataaaatagtccTGCAtacaacgaaaaataaataactttcgaTAATCTAATTACATCACACGCAttgtgataaattttcataaatttttatttattttaatagtatttatcaatcgatttaatgattaattaaattagattcaagttaatttttactttttgatgaaataaaaattattatctttcaaaatacTTTGTCCAAGTATTCCAAGtatcgttttaatattttaataaaataataaaaattcgacatAGTTGATACTGTTCTCGTGCCTCgcttaattcatttttaatattcttgaatattcattgaatattctaattattttcgaagaaaaaaaaaaagggaattgCTTACGCAATTATAGAGGTGTCTGTTATaatcaaagataaataattcaattgtattaattataaaatcaaactattctaatttctgatattttatttttctttaaatttttccttctccttactcttataaaatatcccataaaatttattacgtttaacaaatattaattttactgttGGTTACACTATATTTTTGTCATTGTTAttcaatgtttaaatttttaatttgaacatcaaaatttgatttcgcaaaaataatgttattggaAATGGTTTATTACGTTCGTGCGTTGTTAAAGtggagaattaaaattaacaatagaaGAATCTATGATTAAATGCAAGAATGAATTATGatgaatgaaaacaaaaatccaACATgtcaaatatacaatattcgcccgattattttaaataacgttttgattattgaattgagatagctaaaaaatttcatgatattcacacgaaatttcatataatgttttcataacgtatttcataataatgtttatatatttctgtttttaaaaaaataaaaaagatgtaaTTATAGAACGATCTTACGACACTCGTTACACTTTGTTATCAAGAAGACCGAGAGTATAAATTTTCggaaatattattctacatTTCTACATACAACATTCTATATCTTTTGACCTTATTAATAAGACATCACAAACACTGATCTATTGAAATAACGTTATCGATCcatttcaagaataaaaaaatatttagcctatcttttcttattcttattttataacctgataaaatttctatatatatatatacatatatatgatataaataattacaaaagtaaatatgatttgataaatagattatataatattggaattagatatatttatctttattatatattattacatgatatatatatatatttttttatcattcaaattcattaaaagtattaattatgaattaataaattaaatttatacttttatatattttctcgttGTTTTGCATTGCTCAATACAAATTTGTAGCTTCTCGCAAtacttaactttttattttaaaagtcgataattataaaaagaaattataaaagttaataaaaaaatacaaaataatttaaaattttaaaaaataattacatttatatatttattgtttaataaaattaattgtgttTTATGTTGCATTCAAATtacgtgaaatattatctcatatattttattttatataaataatattatttatataagtttagcaataattagtatattatattataattattagtattacatagtttatgtaataattatacgaaataGACTTAtagtgatttaaatatttctacttgtttttcgaaaaagattttttttttatatttttctaataacttTTTAGCAAATACAAAACGagatgaaaaatacatttaaactttttaacttttcgttttaatattaattatgcgaATTAAGATCTTCCAATtagattgtaaaaatatttttttttaaaaatatctcttccCAAAACTAAAcgctaaaataaaaagataaataagataaatatagaagatgttaataattaaactttcgttattttcaactctatttttcctccttccggtatcatcaaaatatttcgcgGCTCGGATTTATACGGTATCACCGTCTTCGCGCAAACTTCAACTTTGTGATCACGCAGAACCGTGATAAGACCCACCTTGCTTTGATAATGCGCAAAACGAGCAcctgaaaacaattttaaaacgacTATTAACCATTAAAGTTTACGAAATTGTCAGAAATGCatttaatttgcatatatatataaatattacaaattacgtATCATCTGACGAGATACATGAtcgacaataataaaaaataagaaaattatgcgCGATTTGCATAGATTAAAAAACGTACCGATGCAATTTCTTGGCCCATCGCCAAATGGCAAATAACTCATAGGATGTCTACTAGCGAAAGCATCATCCTCGAATCTTTCGGGATCGAATACTTCGGGTTCCGGATAAATATTTGGATCATGTTGAATTCCATATACTGGTATCCATATCCTTGTTCCTTtcggtattttaattttagtgtCTTTAAAcgcataattttctttcgcttGTCTGCTTAGTACCGGCAATACTGGATACTTTCTCAATGTCTCTGTtaggatattaatatttgtttattgttaataacgtcttaatataatttcatctatAATATCAAACGCATCgtcaatgatttatttattattattaatgtttagtttatttgaattgttttccagattttattattaagcagattattttgaaaaataacgtcttaatataatttaagaatattaccTTTAAACACCTTgtccaaatatttcatttctttcacaTCTGTATATGACAATGCTCCGCCATTATTCTCGTaaacttcttttatttctttccgtAATTTATCTTGCATTTCCGGATTTTGAGCCAACTCGTAGAGAGCATTTGAAATCGTTGTCGAGGATGTTTCGAATCCAGCGAGGAAGAAGACGAGCGCTTGCGAAGTGAGAAGTGCATCggttaattctataaaatatttgattttgcaaatcaattacatattaatataattacatatatataatttatttttcaaatcgattataaattggaaaatacaCGATTTAAAGtcgcaataaaatttgaataatcaagAATTCAACaacaaattgtttatttcaatggaacgttttaaataaataaatattcatcgcgttcatctttattttttaaataaccgacagtattaatttttctcacattaatatggaaataaacggaaaaattatacttaccaatattttccaacttttctGGATGTTCCTTTAGTTCTTTCAACGTGTTGACAAAATCTGGCCTGTACACGTTATTCTCCTGTCTGTATTTGATCGAGTCACGGATCAGATTTATAAAGAA
Protein-coding regions in this window:
- the LOC108003995 gene encoding cytochrome P450 6A1-like yields the protein MAYIEILCGIIVSLLALYYYFVSAFNFWKIRGIPGPKPKFLFGNFMDIILSRISTPTFIKNIYDTYTNEPMVGLYVGRNPILFLKDPELIKDVLIRDFSKFADRGFNVHEKVEPLSQHLFNLEPKRWRPLRSKLSPIFTSKKLKEMFNLILECGHHFEKYLDELAAQREPVDFREVAAKYTTDVIGSCAFGIKMNAMSNEESEFREAGRKIFEPTWNSIIRLKFKMTMPTLYDLLGPLVPEREVTPFFIKVVTDTMKYRKENNVFRPDFIDTLMKLRDDPGSLGDIELTDAFLTAQAYVFFAAGFETGASTISNTLYELAQSQEIQDKLRQEIREHYDKYKGELIYENIKEMEYLDKVFQETLRKYPPGTLIPRRSVSDYTFKNTNVTIPKDTMIWIPAFPIHRDPNIYPNPDDFNPENFTEDAINNRHPMNYLAFSNGPRNCIGARFANYQVKVGLIMILRNYKVEVCEKTMIPYQFDPNLFLLGPKGGIYLKIMKV